One Mycobacteriales bacterium genomic window carries:
- a CDS encoding tRNA adenosine deaminase-associated protein, giving the protein MSYFAAALTRTQVGWDGTELDLGAVEDLDGLTDLLREVAGDPPAQTTLMFVEEDDEWLGIVRIDGEGDPRVFISDNRVIEVSGLARILYEEAAPIEPAEEEADEEESIKPAADPTGDVELLADLGTASAKLLELCAEEGQLPADITTALCERAGCVEQLERVREG; this is encoded by the coding sequence GTGTCGTATTTCGCAGCCGCATTGACCCGCACCCAGGTCGGCTGGGACGGCACTGAGCTGGATCTGGGCGCCGTCGAGGACCTGGACGGCCTGACCGATCTGCTCCGCGAAGTCGCCGGCGATCCGCCGGCCCAGACCACGCTGATGTTCGTCGAGGAGGACGACGAGTGGCTGGGCATCGTCCGGATCGATGGCGAGGGGGATCCACGGGTCTTCATCTCGGACAACCGGGTGATCGAGGTCAGTGGCCTGGCGCGAATCCTCTACGAGGAGGCGGCACCGATCGAGCCGGCGGAGGAAGAGGCCGACGAGGAAGAGTCGATCAAACCGGCGGCGGATCCGACCGGTGACGTCGAACTGCTCGCCGACCTCGGAACCGCTTCCGCGAAGCTTCTCGAACTTTGCGCCGAGGAGGGCCAGCTGCCGGCCGACATCACGACCGCCCTTTGCGAACGGGCCGGGTGCGTCGAGCAGCTCGAACGCGTTCGCGAGGGGTGA
- a CDS encoding nucleoside deaminase — protein MNPARPVADWEPAMRRAVRLAMEALDTDDVPVGAVVLDPGGAEVGAGCNTREAAGDPTGHAEMMALRAAAAARGSWRLEGCTLVVTLEPCIMCAGAAGLARVARVVYGAADPKAGAAGSVWDLLRDRRLNHRPEVIGGVAADETGELLRAFFARRRVDPPVR, from the coding sequence GTGAACCCCGCCCGCCCGGTCGCGGACTGGGAGCCGGCGATGCGCCGGGCGGTTCGGCTGGCCATGGAGGCTCTCGACACCGATGACGTCCCGGTCGGGGCGGTCGTTCTCGACCCGGGCGGGGCTGAGGTCGGCGCCGGGTGCAACACGCGTGAGGCGGCCGGCGATCCGACCGGGCACGCCGAGATGATGGCGTTGCGCGCGGCTGCCGCGGCGCGCGGCAGCTGGCGGCTCGAGGGCTGCACGCTGGTCGTCACCCTGGAGCCGTGCATCATGTGCGCTGGTGCGGCCGGGCTCGCCCGGGTCGCCCGGGTGGTGTACGGGGCGGCGGACCCCAAGGCCGGGGCGGCCGGCTCGGTGTGGGATCTGCTACGCGACCGTCGACTCAACCACCGTCCGGAGGTGATCGGCGGGGTCGCGGCCGACGAGACCGGTGAACTGCTCCGAGCGTTTTTCGCGCGCCGCCGCGTGGACCCGCCGGTCCGCTAG